A single window of Streptomyces sp. NBC_00464 DNA harbors:
- a CDS encoding class I SAM-dependent methyltransferase encodes MHATAGIDAGRWPDVVRPPRASALRTAVAERLVRRALARLPLRVRLAGREDLGLGGPLMDVRDPAMFFRRIGADGLIGFGESYMAGEWDSPDPVGVLTVLADQVASLIPQPLQRLRGIWARSRPAGQLGTRQGARDNISHHYDLSNDLFALFLDETLSYSSAVFRGFPAEPALLPAAQHRKIDRLLDLADVGPGTELLEIGTGWGELAIRAAARGARVVSVTLSREQQELARRRIRDAGYEDRVDVRLCDYRDVAGEYDAIVSVEMIEAVGAEFWPVYFRTLEQRLAPGGRIALQAITMPDDRLRAGGNTYTWIQKYIFPGGLLPSVEAVEQVTTEHTGLRIERCDDFGTHYAETLRLWRERFTERAADVDALGFDATFRRMWTFYLSYSEAGFRSGYLHVQQMLLTRQETAR; translated from the coding sequence GTGCACGCCACCGCGGGCATCGACGCGGGGCGCTGGCCCGATGTCGTGCGGCCCCCGCGCGCATCCGCGCTGCGGACCGCCGTCGCCGAACGGCTCGTCCGTCGCGCGCTGGCCCGCCTGCCGCTCCGGGTGCGCCTGGCCGGACGCGAGGACCTCGGCCTCGGCGGCCCGCTGATGGACGTCCGCGACCCCGCCATGTTCTTCCGCAGGATCGGGGCCGACGGGCTGATCGGATTCGGTGAGTCGTACATGGCGGGGGAGTGGGACTCACCCGACCCGGTGGGTGTGCTGACCGTCCTCGCCGACCAGGTCGCCTCCCTGATCCCGCAGCCCCTCCAGCGGCTGCGGGGCATCTGGGCCCGCAGCCGCCCGGCCGGACAGCTCGGCACCCGGCAGGGCGCCCGCGACAACATCAGCCATCACTACGACCTGTCCAACGACCTCTTCGCGCTCTTCCTCGACGAGACCCTCAGCTACTCCTCCGCAGTCTTCCGGGGCTTCCCCGCCGAGCCCGCCCTGCTGCCCGCCGCCCAGCACCGCAAGATCGACCGGCTGCTCGACCTCGCGGACGTCGGACCCGGCACCGAGCTTCTCGAAATCGGCACCGGCTGGGGCGAACTGGCGATCCGGGCCGCCGCCCGCGGCGCCCGCGTCGTCTCCGTCACCCTGTCCCGGGAGCAGCAGGAGCTGGCCCGCCGCCGGATCAGGGACGCCGGATACGAGGACCGCGTCGACGTTCGGCTCTGCGACTACCGCGACGTCGCAGGGGAGTACGACGCGATCGTCAGCGTCGAGATGATCGAGGCGGTCGGCGCGGAGTTCTGGCCCGTCTACTTCCGCACCCTGGAACAGCGGCTCGCCCCCGGCGGCCGGATCGCCCTCCAGGCCATCACCATGCCCGACGACCGGCTGCGCGCCGGCGGGAACACCTACACCTGGATCCAGAAGTACATCTTCCCCGGCGGACTCCTCCCGTCCGTCGAGGCCGTCGAACAGGTCACCACCGAGCACACCGGCCTGCGCATCGAGCGCTGCGACGACTTCGGCACGCACTACGCCGAGACGCTGCGGCTGTGGCGGGAACGGTTCACCGAACGGGCCGCCGACGTCGACGCGCTCGGCTTCGACGCCACCTTCCGCCGGATGTGGACCTTCTATCTGTCCTACTCCGAAGCGGGATTCCGCTCCGGCTACCTCCATGTGCAGCAGATGCTGCTGACCCGTCAGGAAACAGCGCGATGA
- a CDS encoding urea amidolyase associated protein UAAP2: MTTTTIPARAAWSATVRAGEHLTLTDLHGNQAVDFLVYDAHDTAVRYSAPDTIQAGGGIFLTTGSVLMSNEHTPLMTVTADSCGRHDTVGGACSKESNTLRYGHHTWSQHACVDNFLAEGARHGLGKRDLVSNINWYMNVPVEQDGTLGIVDGLSAPGLALTLRAETDVLVLISNCPQINNPCNGFDPTAVEATLTGTSR, translated from the coding sequence ATGACCACCACCACCATCCCCGCCCGCGCGGCCTGGTCCGCGACCGTCCGGGCGGGTGAGCACCTCACGCTCACCGATCTGCACGGCAACCAGGCGGTGGACTTCCTGGTGTACGACGCCCACGACACGGCGGTCCGCTACAGCGCCCCCGACACGATCCAGGCCGGCGGAGGCATCTTCCTCACCACCGGCAGCGTGCTGATGTCGAACGAGCACACCCCCCTGATGACGGTCACCGCGGACTCCTGCGGCCGCCACGACACGGTCGGCGGCGCCTGCTCCAAGGAGTCCAACACCCTGCGCTACGGCCATCACACCTGGTCGCAGCATGCCTGCGTGGACAACTTCCTGGCGGAGGGCGCCCGGCACGGGCTCGGCAAACGCGATCTGGTGTCCAACATCAACTGGTACATGAACGTGCCCGTGGAACAGGACGGCACGCTCGGCATCGTCGACGGACTCTCGGCGCCGGGTCTGGCCCTCACCCTGCGGGCCGAGACGGACGTGCTCGTGCTGATCTCCAACTGCCCCCAGATCAACAACCCCTGCAACGGTTTCGACCCGACGGCGGTAGAAGCCACCCTCACCGGGACGAGCCGATGA
- a CDS encoding sulfite oxidase: protein MPVVSEDQNEAQSGAHGSRRSRWARAACAALSGLIAGFCALAVAELVAAVVRPEAGPVAAVGGAVIDRTPPALKDFAVRNFGTNDKLVLELGILALLAVFAMAVGVLALRHRLLGSAAVLVFGVVGAVAAAGRPEGHPSDALPSVVGAVVAAGVLYLLAGRLAPAPGPSPAAGEGGGEPDHGTFDRRGFVIAASAAAAASAGAGLLGRQLTSAVQAGAAASRRDLVLPVPDSAAPAVPAGTDLKIRGLSSFVTPNKSFYRVDTALVVPRTDANDWRLRIHGKGVKKPLTLSFQDLLRREIIERDITLTCVSNEVGGPYVGNARWIGVRLADLLREAGVRPPSSDGPADQIVARSVDGMTIGTPVEDVMDGRDALLALGMNGEPLPFEHGFPVRMVVPGLYGYVSACKWIKDIELTTFDDYDAYWVKRSWSKQAPIKTESRIDTPRPFASPKAGTIPVAGVAWAQHRGIRRVEVRVDGGPWNTARLAAEDSRDTWRQWVWEWPATSGNHTLEVRATDRTGATQTDRRVGTVPNGATGWHSVVVDVS, encoded by the coding sequence ATGCCGGTTGTGAGCGAAGATCAGAACGAAGCGCAGAGCGGGGCCCACGGGTCCCGGCGGTCCCGCTGGGCACGTGCGGCCTGCGCCGCGCTCAGCGGTCTGATCGCCGGGTTCTGTGCCCTGGCCGTCGCCGAGCTCGTGGCAGCGGTCGTCCGTCCCGAGGCGGGTCCGGTCGCGGCGGTGGGCGGTGCGGTGATCGACCGCACTCCCCCGGCGCTGAAGGACTTCGCCGTACGGAACTTCGGCACGAACGACAAGCTGGTGCTGGAGCTCGGCATTCTGGCGCTCTTGGCGGTCTTCGCCATGGCGGTCGGGGTGCTGGCGCTGCGGCACCGGCTGCTGGGCTCGGCTGCCGTCCTGGTCTTCGGTGTGGTCGGGGCAGTCGCGGCGGCCGGGCGGCCGGAGGGCCACCCGTCCGACGCCCTGCCCTCGGTGGTGGGTGCCGTGGTGGCCGCAGGAGTGCTGTATCTCCTGGCCGGACGGCTTGCGCCGGCTCCCGGTCCCTCTCCCGCGGCTGGAGAGGGGGGCGGGGAGCCGGACCACGGCACCTTCGACCGGCGGGGCTTCGTCATCGCGGCGAGCGCCGCGGCAGCGGCCTCGGCCGGTGCCGGGCTGCTGGGGCGGCAGCTCACCTCCGCCGTACAGGCCGGGGCAGCCGCCTCACGGCGTGATCTCGTCCTGCCGGTACCCGACTCGGCGGCGCCGGCCGTACCCGCGGGCACCGATCTGAAGATCCGGGGCCTGAGCTCGTTCGTCACCCCGAACAAGAGCTTCTACCGGGTGGACACGGCGTTGGTCGTGCCGCGTACCGACGCGAACGACTGGCGGCTGAGGATCCACGGCAAAGGCGTGAAGAAGCCTCTGACGCTGAGCTTCCAGGACCTGCTGCGCCGCGAGATCATCGAGCGCGACATCACCCTGACCTGCGTCTCCAACGAGGTGGGCGGACCGTATGTCGGCAACGCCCGGTGGATCGGCGTGCGGCTGGCCGATCTGCTGCGCGAGGCGGGGGTGAGGCCGCCGTCCAGCGATGGGCCCGCCGACCAGATCGTGGCGCGTTCGGTGGACGGCATGACGATCGGCACTCCGGTCGAGGACGTCATGGACGGGCGCGACGCGCTGCTCGCCCTGGGCATGAACGGTGAGCCACTGCCCTTCGAGCACGGCTTCCCGGTCCGGATGGTCGTCCCCGGCCTGTACGGATATGTGTCGGCCTGCAAGTGGATCAAGGACATCGAGCTCACCACGTTCGACGACTACGACGCCTACTGGGTCAAGCGTTCCTGGTCCAAGCAGGCACCGATCAAGACCGAGTCGCGTATCGACACCCCCCGCCCCTTCGCCTCCCCGAAGGCCGGCACGATCCCGGTCGCCGGGGTCGCCTGGGCCCAGCACCGCGGAATCCGGCGGGTCGAGGTACGGGTGGACGGCGGCCCGTGGAACACCGCGCGGCTGGCGGCCGAGGACAGCCGGGACACCTGGCGCCAGTGGGTGTGGGAATGGCCGGCCACTTCGGGCAATCACACCCTTGAGGTCCGCGCGACGGACCGTACCGGCGCCACGCAGACCGACCGGCGCGTCGGCACCGTGCCCAACGGTGCGACGGGCTGGCACTCGGTGGTGGTCGACGTGTCCTGA
- a CDS encoding TetR/AcrR family transcriptional regulator has protein sequence MPSTSGTGGGRRVGRPRATQRPDSGLSAREELLAAAAELFTTRGYAATTTRAVAERAGMRQATMYHYVAGKEDLLAALLESTVTPSLALAEKLLADGSRPAEDRLWELCRADVALLCGGPYNLGALYVLPEVRAERFADFHRVRAALRSAYGELLAATDAGAVLGADEARLRADLVFGLIEGVILVHLSGPERAVETFAAATADAALRIVGDRAGGARAAVSEG, from the coding sequence ATGCCCAGCACCTCAGGTACCGGCGGCGGGCGCCGGGTCGGCCGGCCTCGCGCCACCCAGCGACCGGACAGCGGACTGTCCGCGCGGGAGGAACTTCTCGCCGCGGCCGCCGAGTTGTTCACCACCCGCGGATACGCGGCGACCACCACCCGGGCCGTCGCCGAACGGGCGGGCATGCGCCAGGCGACGATGTACCACTACGTGGCGGGCAAGGAGGATCTCCTCGCGGCGCTCCTGGAGTCCACCGTCACCCCGTCGCTCGCGCTCGCCGAGAAGCTGCTCGCGGACGGGTCGAGGCCGGCCGAGGACCGGCTGTGGGAACTGTGCCGGGCGGACGTGGCGCTGCTGTGCGGCGGGCCGTACAACCTGGGCGCGCTGTACGTACTGCCGGAGGTGCGGGCCGAGCGGTTCGCGGACTTCCACCGGGTGCGGGCTGCGCTGCGGTCCGCGTACGGCGAACTGCTGGCGGCCACCGACGCGGGCGCGGTGCTCGGCGCGGACGAGGCGCGGCTCCGTGCCGATCTTGTCTTCGGACTCATCGAGGGCGTGATCCTGGTGCATCTGTCGGGGCCGGAGCGGGCTGTGGAGACGTTCGCTGCGGCCACGGCGGATGCGGCGCTACGGATCGTGGGCGACCGGGCCGGTGGCGCGCGGGCCGCCGTGTCCGAGGGGTGA
- a CDS encoding urea amidolyase associated protein UAAP1, translating to MATATTHGARDHARAQSGTRTGSMPVVPAADWPDATPGTPVWAETVAGGNYTHRVLARGTELRLTDLAGDACAHLLLYADGRPWERLNTADTVKVQWNAYLGAGRLLLSDQGRVLASVTADSSGRHDALCGTSTLRRNTARYGDGTPQSASPAGRELLKLAALKNGLEPRDLPPSLSFFQGVRIGEDGTTEFTGSAGAGAAVVLRAEQDLTVLIANVPHPLDPRPAYTSTPLEVLAWRARPTAPGDALRDATPEGRRAFLNTLDFLTARGLA from the coding sequence ATGGCGACAGCGACAACACACGGAGCCCGGGACCATGCACGGGCCCAGAGCGGCACCCGTACCGGGTCCATGCCGGTGGTGCCCGCCGCCGACTGGCCGGACGCCACCCCCGGCACCCCGGTCTGGGCCGAGACGGTCGCGGGTGGCAACTACACGCACCGGGTCCTGGCGCGCGGTACCGAACTGCGGCTCACGGACCTCGCCGGCGACGCCTGCGCCCATCTGCTGCTGTACGCCGACGGCCGGCCGTGGGAACGGCTCAACACCGCGGACACCGTCAAGGTCCAGTGGAACGCCTATCTGGGCGCCGGACGGCTTCTCCTCTCCGACCAGGGCCGGGTGCTCGCCTCGGTGACCGCCGACTCCTCGGGCCGTCACGACGCGCTGTGCGGCACCTCCACCCTGCGGCGGAACACCGCGCGGTACGGCGACGGCACCCCGCAGTCGGCCTCCCCCGCAGGCCGCGAACTGCTGAAGCTGGCCGCCCTGAAGAACGGACTGGAGCCGCGCGACCTGCCGCCGTCGCTCTCCTTCTTCCAGGGCGTACGGATCGGTGAGGACGGCACCACGGAGTTCACCGGCTCGGCGGGGGCGGGCGCCGCGGTGGTCCTGCGCGCCGAGCAGGACCTGACCGTACTGATCGCCAACGTCCCGCACCCGCTGGACCCCCGCCCCGCCTACACCAGCACGCCACTGGAGGTGCTGGCCTGGCGCGCCCGGCCGACCGCCCCGGGTGACGCCCTCCGGGACGCCACGCCGGAGGGCCGCCGCGCCTTCCTCAACACACTCGACTTCCTCACCGCCCGGGGGCTCGCATGA
- a CDS encoding SPW repeat protein produces MSNVSHTGHDMAGHPDVSEMRDRYDRMLGGRDVALVDGPVFLVGLYCAVSPWVLHFTTSQAPLVTHNLIMGIAIAVLGLGFTVMPQRMYGLSWAICAMGAWMIISPWVVGSSPDMGVVLNNVIIGGLTVLLGLVCAGASMRSGTGGRT; encoded by the coding sequence ATGTCAAACGTCTCGCACACCGGCCATGACATGGCCGGGCACCCCGACGTCTCCGAAATGCGCGACCGCTACGACCGGATGCTGGGCGGCCGCGATGTGGCACTCGTGGACGGACCGGTGTTCCTGGTCGGCCTGTACTGCGCCGTCTCGCCCTGGGTGCTCCACTTCACCACCTCCCAGGCCCCTCTCGTGACACACAACCTGATCATGGGTATCGCGATCGCCGTGCTGGGACTGGGATTCACCGTGATGCCGCAACGGATGTACGGCCTGAGCTGGGCCATCTGCGCCATGGGCGCCTGGATGATCATCTCGCCCTGGGTGGTGGGCAGCAGCCCGGACATGGGCGTCGTGCTCAACAACGTCATCATCGGCGGCCTGACCGTCCTGCTGGGGCTGGTCTGCGCGGGCGCCTCGATGAGGAGCGGCACCGGCGGCCGCACCTAG
- a CDS encoding amino acid permease, translating into MTATAPTDVRPDPAGTGQGDHASLAGFGYRQELHRSMGRYASFAAGFSFISVLTTVFQFFAFGFSFGGAAFFWTWPAVLVGQLLVAACFAELAARYPLSGAIYQWSTRLSTPAFGWFAGWIMVIGQIVVVAAAALALQVVLPAVWSGFQLVGGDPAPTTATGAANAALLAVVLLALTTTVNLLDNKVMSAVNRIGVTAEIIGAVLILVLLFTHTERTPGVTLHTGGQGGALGAMLVGSFTAAYVLIGFDSAGEMSEETRSPRRTAPRTILLALASAGVLGGLLVLAGILAAPELTDGRLATEGLSYVLTSSLGDGVGRMLLADVAIAVAVATLAIQTAGSRMLFSMARDGVLPCSSRLARVSPRTGMPAAPALLVGAAAAALGLLNLASPEAFLAIGTTCIAMLYLAYAMVTGPMLLRRLRRLPLSPATGPLHDEDGKPLFSLGCWGLPVNALAFVYGAVMTVNLAWPRAAVYDPAGGHWYFQWFTVLFLGITVLLGAAYRVYAKRSPSVR; encoded by the coding sequence ATGACCGCCACCGCACCCACGGACGTACGACCGGATCCCGCCGGAACCGGCCAGGGCGACCACGCCTCCCTGGCCGGTTTCGGCTATCGCCAGGAGCTGCACCGGTCCATGGGGCGCTACGCCTCCTTCGCGGCCGGCTTCTCCTTCATCTCCGTCCTCACGACCGTCTTCCAGTTCTTCGCGTTCGGCTTCTCCTTCGGCGGGGCCGCCTTCTTCTGGACCTGGCCGGCCGTGCTCGTGGGCCAGCTGCTGGTCGCCGCGTGCTTCGCCGAACTCGCCGCCCGCTACCCCCTGTCCGGGGCCATCTACCAGTGGTCGACCCGGCTGAGCACCCCCGCCTTCGGCTGGTTCGCCGGCTGGATCATGGTGATCGGGCAGATCGTCGTGGTCGCCGCCGCCGCGCTCGCGCTCCAGGTGGTGCTGCCGGCGGTCTGGTCCGGATTCCAGCTGGTGGGCGGGGACCCGGCCCCGACCACGGCGACGGGCGCCGCCAATGCCGCACTGCTCGCCGTGGTGCTCCTGGCCCTCACCACGACGGTCAACCTCCTCGACAACAAGGTCATGTCGGCGGTCAACCGGATCGGGGTGACGGCCGAGATCATCGGCGCCGTTCTCATCCTGGTCCTCCTGTTCACCCACACGGAGCGCACCCCGGGCGTCACGCTGCACACCGGCGGACAGGGCGGCGCGCTCGGGGCCATGCTGGTCGGTTCGTTCACCGCGGCCTATGTCCTGATCGGCTTCGACAGCGCGGGTGAGATGAGCGAGGAGACCCGCTCCCCGCGCCGCACCGCACCGCGCACGATCCTGCTCGCACTGGCCTCGGCCGGTGTGCTCGGCGGGCTGCTGGTACTCGCCGGCATCCTGGCCGCGCCCGAACTGACCGACGGGCGGCTGGCCACGGAAGGCCTCTCCTACGTACTGACCAGCAGCCTCGGGGACGGTGTCGGCCGCATGCTGCTCGCCGACGTGGCGATCGCCGTCGCGGTGGCCACGCTCGCGATCCAGACGGCCGGTTCCCGGATGTTGTTCTCGATGGCGCGCGACGGGGTACTGCCCTGCTCGTCCCGGCTCGCCAGGGTCTCCCCGCGTACCGGAATGCCCGCCGCGCCCGCCCTGCTCGTCGGCGCGGCGGCCGCGGCGCTCGGGCTGCTCAACCTGGCATCCCCGGAGGCGTTCCTGGCCATCGGCACCACCTGTATCGCCATGCTGTACCTGGCGTACGCCATGGTCACGGGCCCCATGCTGCTGCGCCGCCTGCGCCGTCTCCCCCTCTCCCCCGCCACCGGCCCGCTCCACGACGAGGACGGCAAACCCCTCTTCTCGCTGGGTTGTTGGGGGCTTCCGGTCAACGCGCTGGCCTTCGTGTACGGAGCGGTGATGACCGTCAACCTGGCCTGGCCGCGGGCCGCGGTGTACGACCCGGCGGGCGGGCACTGGTACTTCCAGTGGTTCACGGTGCTCTTCCTGGGAATCACGGTGCTGCTCGGAGCGGCCTATCGCGTGTACGCGAAGCGGTCGCCGTCCGTACGCTGA
- a CDS encoding ADP-ribosylglycohydrolase family protein, producing MDLLSRQDRVAGAVVGSAVGDALGAPFEFGPAGVYTARFPDGVGTMCGGGGWDPGEATDDTQMAVLVAESLLERDGLDLPDMFGRFRRWAAGEPKDIGLQTESVLTGGDPWDTAAALHFQINGRAAGNGSLMRAATSAVYFAGTGQPREEARAATMDAARRIAALTHGDRAAWEGTAVLHELIRVALDGADPLAAVPDALSAVHPDHRERWATVLAPGWHPDRATEFNGAVWPCLGTALWALRTTRSYEDALASAIDVGGDTDTVAAVTGALAGAVYGFGAIPTRWTGPLHVPLPGYGDRVLRTPDLATLAGLLDGRSADAVPADIRLP from the coding sequence ATGGACCTCCTGAGCAGGCAGGACCGGGTGGCCGGTGCGGTGGTCGGATCCGCCGTCGGTGACGCGCTCGGCGCCCCCTTCGAGTTCGGCCCTGCGGGCGTCTACACGGCCCGCTTCCCGGACGGCGTCGGCACGATGTGCGGCGGTGGTGGCTGGGATCCGGGCGAGGCGACGGACGACACGCAGATGGCCGTACTCGTCGCGGAGTCCCTGCTGGAGCGCGACGGCCTGGACCTGCCCGACATGTTCGGCCGGTTCCGGCGGTGGGCGGCAGGCGAGCCGAAGGACATCGGGCTCCAGACGGAGTCCGTCCTGACCGGCGGTGACCCGTGGGACACCGCGGCGGCGCTGCACTTCCAGATCAACGGCCGGGCGGCGGGCAACGGTTCACTGATGCGCGCCGCCACCTCCGCGGTGTACTTCGCCGGGACCGGACAGCCCCGGGAGGAGGCACGGGCCGCGACCATGGACGCGGCCCGCAGGATCGCCGCCCTGACCCACGGCGACCGCGCGGCCTGGGAGGGCACCGCCGTACTCCACGAACTGATCCGGGTGGCGCTGGACGGGGCCGACCCGCTCGCCGCCGTCCCGGACGCGCTCTCCGCCGTCCACCCGGATCACCGTGAGCGCTGGGCCACCGTGCTCGCACCCGGCTGGCATCCGGACCGGGCGACGGAGTTCAACGGTGCCGTGTGGCCCTGCCTGGGCACCGCCCTGTGGGCGCTGCGCACGACGCGGTCGTACGAGGACGCGCTGGCCTCGGCGATCGACGTGGGCGGCGACACCGACACGGTGGCGGCGGTGACCGGCGCCCTGGCCGGTGCGGTGTACGGATTCGGGGCGATCCCGACGCGCTGGACCGGGCCGCTGCACGTCCCGCTGCCGGGGTACGGCGACCGAGTACTGCGTACGCCGGATCTGGCCACGCTGGCCGGGCTGCTGGACGGCCGGTCAGCGGATGCGGTTCCTGCGGATATTCGGCTGCCTTGA
- a CDS encoding DUF1365 domain-containing protein: MVNALYPCTIAHVRTAPSKYAFRHRTYLWLIDPDGPPPLPAALRLLAGFDPRDHFGGTAPTIRAGLSRFLAANGVDLADGTVRMLTQARVFGHVFNPLTVYWCRRADGSPLCTVAEVHNTYGERHCYLLRPDADGRASTGKEFYVSPFFDVDGSYRMRLPEPGPRLDLTVHLERAGLRPFTATVRGVRRPVTPRVLLRLALLHPWSTAVVSAAIRLHGIRLLMRGLPVQPRPRHRPQEGMQ, from the coding sequence GTGGTGAACGCCCTCTACCCGTGCACGATCGCCCATGTACGGACCGCGCCCAGCAAGTACGCGTTCCGGCACCGCACCTATCTGTGGCTGATCGACCCGGACGGACCGCCACCGCTGCCCGCAGCCCTGCGCCTCCTGGCCGGCTTCGACCCGCGCGACCACTTCGGCGGCACGGCCCCGACCATCCGGGCCGGCCTGAGCCGCTTCCTGGCCGCGAACGGCGTCGACCTCGCCGACGGAACCGTGCGCATGCTCACCCAGGCCCGGGTGTTCGGCCATGTCTTCAACCCGCTGACCGTCTACTGGTGCCGCCGCGCCGACGGCAGCCCGCTCTGCACGGTCGCCGAGGTGCACAACACGTACGGCGAACGCCACTGCTACCTGCTGCGCCCGGACGCCGACGGCCGGGCGTCCACCGGCAAGGAGTTCTACGTGTCGCCGTTCTTCGACGTCGACGGCTCCTACCGGATGCGGCTGCCCGAGCCGGGGCCCCGGCTCGACCTGACGGTGCATCTGGAACGGGCCGGCCTGCGGCCCTTCACCGCCACCGTCCGCGGAGTGCGCCGCCCGGTCACCCCGCGCGTGCTGCTCAGGCTGGCGCTGCTCCATCCCTGGTCCACCGCCGTCGTCTCGGCCGCCATCCGGCTGCACGGCATCCGCCTGCTGATGCGCGGACTGCCCGTACAGCCCCGTCCCCGCCACCGCCCCCAGGAAGGAATGCAGTGA
- a CDS encoding NAD(P)/FAD-dependent oxidoreductase, translating to MTGRRQRTAVVGSGVAGLTAAHILRTAHDVTLFEADDRVGGHAHTHDLPASDGRVHRVDSGFIVHNRRTYPHLLRLFAELAVPTQESEMSMSVRCEGCGLEYAGARGPAGLLARPAQLRDPAYLRMLAAVPRFHRAARRLLADGGPDADTMTLGEFVSRGRFSPYFTAHFLTPVVSAVWSCDPVTAMLYPARYLFRFLDHHGMLAVGGSPVWRTVTGGSGAYVERVTKQLAAIRTATPVRAVRRHAGGVDLVTAEDTTEAFDSVVIATHPDQALRILADPTDEEVRTLGAFRYSRNPTLLHTDTRLLPRARGARASWNYLMPSCAADAGHVTVSYDMSRLQRLDAPETFLVTLNGADRVAPGLVRARMVYEHPVFTPESVAAQARLPALSGPVTAYAGAYHGWGFHEDGCRSGAEAAAALGVEW from the coding sequence ATGACAGGCAGGCGGCAACGCACAGCGGTGGTGGGGAGCGGGGTGGCGGGACTGACCGCCGCCCACATCCTGCGCACGGCCCACGACGTGACGCTGTTCGAGGCGGACGACCGGGTGGGCGGTCATGCGCACACCCACGACCTCCCCGCGTCGGACGGCCGCGTCCACCGCGTGGACTCCGGATTCATCGTGCACAACCGGCGCACCTATCCCCATCTGCTGCGGCTCTTCGCGGAACTCGCCGTCCCGACCCAGGAGTCGGAGATGAGCATGTCCGTCCGGTGCGAGGGATGCGGCCTGGAGTACGCGGGCGCCCGCGGCCCGGCCGGCCTCCTCGCCCGGCCCGCCCAGCTCCGGGACCCCGCCTATCTGCGGATGCTGGCCGCCGTGCCGCGCTTCCACCGGGCCGCCCGCCGCCTCCTGGCCGACGGCGGACCGGACGCGGACACGATGACGCTCGGCGAGTTCGTCTCCCGCGGCCGCTTCTCCCCGTACTTCACCGCCCATTTCCTCACCCCCGTGGTCTCCGCGGTCTGGTCCTGCGACCCGGTGACCGCGATGCTGTACCCCGCCCGCTACCTCTTCCGGTTCCTCGACCACCACGGGATGCTCGCGGTCGGCGGCTCCCCGGTGTGGCGGACGGTCACCGGCGGTTCGGGCGCCTACGTCGAGCGGGTCACCAAGCAGCTCGCCGCCATCCGCACCGCGACCCCGGTCCGTGCCGTGCGCCGGCACGCGGGCGGCGTCGACCTCGTCACCGCCGAGGACACCACCGAGGCATTCGACTCCGTCGTCATCGCCACCCACCCCGACCAGGCCCTGCGCATCCTCGCCGACCCGACGGACGAGGAGGTCCGGACCCTCGGCGCCTTCCGCTACTCCCGCAACCCCACCCTGCTGCACACCGACACCCGGCTGCTTCCGAGGGCCCGCGGCGCCCGTGCCTCGTGGAACTACCTGATGCCGTCCTGCGCCGCCGACGCCGGCCACGTCACCGTCAGCTACGACATGAGCCGGCTCCAGCGGCTCGACGCCCCCGAGACCTTCCTCGTCACGCTGAACGGCGCCGACCGCGTCGCCCCTGGCCTCGTCCGCGCCCGCATGGTCTACGAACACCCCGTCTTCACCCCCGAGTCGGTGGCCGCACAGGCCCGGCTGCCCGCGCTGTCGGGCCCGGTCACCGCCTACGCGGGGGCGTACCACGGCTGGGGCTTCCACGAGGACGGCTGCCGCTCGGGGGCGGAGGCGGCCGCCGCGCTGGGGGTGGAGTGGTGA
- a CDS encoding fasciclin domain-containing protein — translation MKVIHARRAAVALSAAVLLPVALTACSSDSKDSASGSSASSAKASAPASASADATMPMNEPFGPACSTVPKDGAGSFDGMAKDPVATAASHNPALSTLVTAVKKAGLVDTLNSAQNITVFAPTNDAFAKVPKADLDKLLADKAALTKVLTYHVVGQKLTPKQLEKGSFDTLEKSELTTSGSGMEYTVNDSSKVVCGNVQTANATVYIVDTVLMPAK, via the coding sequence ATGAAGGTCATCCACGCCCGTCGCGCCGCCGTCGCACTCTCCGCGGCGGTCCTCCTGCCCGTGGCCCTGACGGCCTGCTCCAGCGACTCAAAGGACAGCGCGTCCGGCTCCTCCGCGAGTTCGGCGAAGGCATCGGCCCCGGCATCGGCATCCGCCGACGCCACGATGCCCATGAACGAGCCTTTCGGTCCGGCCTGTTCGACGGTGCCGAAGGACGGCGCGGGCTCCTTCGACGGCATGGCGAAGGACCCGGTCGCCACTGCCGCCTCGCACAACCCGGCGCTGTCCACCCTCGTCACCGCGGTCAAGAAGGCCGGCCTGGTCGACACCCTGAACAGCGCGCAGAACATTACGGTGTTCGCCCCCACCAACGACGCCTTCGCCAAGGTCCCGAAGGCCGACCTGGACAAGCTGCTCGCCGACAAGGCCGCGCTCACCAAGGTTCTCACCTACCACGTGGTCGGCCAGAAGCTGACGCCGAAGCAGCTGGAGAAGGGTTCCTTCGACACCCTGGAGAAGAGCGAGCTGACGACGTCCGGTTCCGGCATGGAGTACACCGTGAACGACTCCTCGAAGGTCGTCTGCGGCAATGTCCAGACCGCCAACGCGACGGTCTACATCGTCGACACGGTGCTGATGCCCGCCAAGTAG